A region from the Paenibacillus humicola genome encodes:
- a CDS encoding 2-hydroxy-3-keto-5-methylthiopentenyl-1-phosphate phosphatase, protein MNGLREAGEAKKRVVFCDFDGTITENDNIVAIIRRFNPPGWETIVGDIVGERKSIREGVGELFRLLPAAWKDEVIEYSIANARIRSGFAELLAYCRREGVEFYVTSGGIDFFVYPLLVPFGIPEDHIYCNGSDFSGERIEITWPHPCDEHCNNDCGMCKTAIIRRFPNNAYTRILIGDSVTDFEGAKLADVVFARSHLTEKCRELGLPFTEFDTFHDIVDRLQRLEEEA, encoded by the coding sequence ATGAACGGTCTTCGCGAAGCCGGCGAGGCGAAGAAGCGTGTCGTATTTTGCGATTTCGACGGCACGATCACCGAGAACGACAACATCGTCGCGATCATCCGCCGCTTTAATCCCCCCGGCTGGGAAACGATTGTCGGCGATATCGTCGGGGAGCGCAAATCGATCCGCGAAGGCGTCGGCGAGCTGTTCCGCCTGCTGCCCGCCGCTTGGAAGGACGAGGTGATCGAATATTCGATTGCGAACGCGCGCATCCGCAGCGGGTTTGCCGAGCTGCTCGCGTATTGCCGGCGGGAAGGCGTCGAGTTTTACGTCACGAGCGGCGGCATCGACTTTTTCGTATACCCGCTCCTGGTCCCGTTCGGCATTCCGGAGGATCATATTTACTGCAATGGCAGCGATTTTTCGGGCGAGCGCATTGAAATTACGTGGCCGCATCCATGCGACGAGCATTGCAATAACGATTGCGGCATGTGCAAAACGGCGATCATCCGGCGTTTTCCGAATAACGCATATACGCGCATTCTGATCGGAGACAGCGTAACCGATTTCGAAGGGGCGAAATTGGCCGATGTCGTGTTCGCCAGGTCTCACCTGACAGAGAAATGCCGGGAGCTCGGGCTTCCGTTTACCGAATTCGACACGTTCCACGACATTGTGGACCGTTTGCAGCGGCTGGAGGAGGAAGCGTAA
- a CDS encoding 2,3-diketo-5-methylthiopentyl-1-phosphate enolase has product MNGAYCVATYRCYDDKADFHKKGLSIAVGLTVGSWTDLPEARKAEMEKHLGRVVSVTIHEPEGAAPGVRYADLKIAYPDVNFSRDLPALLVTVFGKLSMDGKIKLVDLEFSPSFLSAFPGPKFGLEGVRKLLGVHDRPLLMSIFKSVIGHDLANLREQFYLQALGGVDLIKDDEILFENPLTPLEKRVEACMEAAREAESRTGQKLLYAVNLTGKTSQLAANAKRAIAAGANALLFNVLAYGYDALHELSADRDINVPIATHPAMAGALYPSPHYGIAAPLLLGKLMRLAGSDLSLFPSPYGSVVMPMEENMAVKTALLDSSLPVRKAFPVPSAGIHPGLVPLILRDFGQDVVVNAGGGIHGHPMGTAAGGQAFRQAMAAAQSGIPLREAAGKPGNEALEAAVGLWGAKE; this is encoded by the coding sequence ATGAACGGTGCTTACTGCGTCGCGACCTATCGGTGCTATGACGACAAAGCCGATTTCCATAAAAAAGGGTTAAGCATCGCCGTCGGCCTGACGGTCGGCAGCTGGACCGATCTCCCCGAGGCGCGCAAAGCGGAGATGGAAAAGCATCTCGGGCGCGTCGTATCGGTAACGATCCATGAACCGGAAGGCGCGGCGCCGGGCGTGCGGTACGCCGATCTGAAAATCGCCTATCCGGACGTCAATTTCAGCCGCGACCTCCCCGCCCTGCTCGTCACCGTCTTCGGCAAGCTGTCGATGGACGGCAAAATCAAGCTGGTCGATCTCGAATTTTCGCCAAGCTTCCTGTCTGCCTTTCCCGGTCCGAAATTCGGTCTGGAAGGCGTCCGAAAGCTGCTCGGCGTACACGACCGTCCGCTGCTCATGAGCATTTTTAAATCGGTCATCGGCCACGATTTGGCGAATCTGCGCGAACAGTTTTACCTGCAGGCGCTTGGCGGCGTCGACCTGATCAAGGACGACGAAATTTTGTTCGAAAACCCGCTCACGCCGCTTGAGAAACGGGTCGAAGCCTGCATGGAAGCGGCGCGGGAGGCCGAGTCGCGGACAGGACAGAAGCTGCTGTACGCCGTCAACCTGACCGGCAAAACGTCGCAGCTCGCGGCCAATGCCAAGCGGGCAATCGCGGCCGGCGCCAACGCCCTGCTGTTCAACGTGCTCGCCTACGGCTACGACGCGCTGCACGAGCTGAGCGCCGATCGGGATATTAACGTGCCGATCGCCACGCACCCCGCAATGGCGGGCGCTCTTTATCCGTCGCCGCACTACGGAATCGCCGCACCGCTCTTGCTTGGGAAGCTGATGCGGCTCGCCGGCTCCGATCTGTCGCTGTTTCCGTCGCCGTACGGCTCCGTCGTTATGCCGATGGAAGAAAATATGGCCGTGAAAACGGCGCTGCTGGACAGCTCGCTGCCGGTGCGCAAAGCCTTCCCCGTCCCCTCGGCGGGTATTCATCCGGGGCTCGTGCCGCTCATCCTCCGCGATTTCGGCCAGGATGTCGTCGTCAACGCGGGCGGCGGCATTCACGGACATCCGATGGGCACCGCTGCGGGCGGACAAGCGTTCCGCCAGGCAATGGCGGCGGCGCAGTCCGGCATTCCGCTTCGGGAAGCGGCCGGAAAGCCGGGCAATGAAGCGCTTGAGGCGGCAGTCGGCTTGTGGGGGGCGAAGGAATGA
- a CDS encoding DUF2515 family protein, with translation MGSGQTRQGVAKKLAEWLKWPEQLFEIAADKLRARAESRRLAEGAKPVRLRAEAVRELFALWAGSTVSHEASSALGRYASTAGRAAGETENVRDGGDDVKVAAANRECEEGDVEARGGGAAAVISGADPRSYGGGKTSAGDRAAESPAEEAGNAAGRQGETERPAFGARTMKWCGEERSLLYRIEFETERANRNNVTRTEAYRAVYFRRPELHWALLAHIVSRNGGWNMTDLKGELLPRLLTEDQTEATFRLLERCNALIFGDAYPQLLLYEAGRKAERDYSGLAAAFGVSAFMEPVWALFRKRRDSALLTTALIVNEQHVIERRVVQHPEYREHVLNKPSFKVQAVLQTNTVVLPYGVQAEAGMKLAGLVLEHFGDLRERIEFGKRLYAVLFGVPEVRSGALEFVRAVQHTGSRADYAPHLFTSVRSGKSRGLYKPRLKDGKLARGAKPLYSPKLGDAWPDRSVEPPRPGDWTRWAGPVESYFEELPLPPVFEVTDAHWLALAKIELAVAGAERLGWSK, from the coding sequence ATGGGGTCGGGACAAACGCGGCAAGGTGTGGCCAAAAAGCTGGCGGAGTGGCTGAAATGGCCGGAGCAGCTGTTTGAAATCGCGGCGGACAAGCTGCGTGCGCGAGCCGAATCAAGGCGGCTCGCCGAAGGGGCGAAGCCGGTCCGTTTGCGAGCGGAGGCGGTGCGGGAGCTGTTTGCGCTCTGGGCGGGCAGCACAGTTAGCCATGAAGCCTCGTCGGCTTTAGGACGCTATGCATCTACTGCCGGCAGGGCAGCCGGCGAAACCGAAAACGTCCGGGACGGCGGCGATGACGTGAAGGTTGCAGCGGCAAACAGGGAGTGCGAAGAGGGAGATGTGGAAGCAAGAGGGGGCGGAGCAGCGGCAGTCATCAGCGGCGCGGACCCCCGGTCGTACGGAGGCGGGAAAACATCAGCCGGGGATCGTGCTGCCGAAAGCCCGGCGGAAGAAGCCGGTAACGCTGCCGGGCGGCAGGGCGAGACGGAGCGGCCGGCATTCGGCGCGCGGACGATGAAATGGTGCGGCGAGGAGCGGTCGCTGCTATACCGCATCGAATTCGAGACGGAGCGCGCAAACCGCAACAACGTAACGCGCACCGAGGCGTACCGTGCCGTTTATTTTCGGCGGCCGGAGCTGCATTGGGCGCTGCTCGCCCATATCGTGTCGCGCAACGGCGGCTGGAACATGACCGACCTGAAGGGCGAGCTGCTTCCCCGGCTGCTGACCGAAGATCAGACCGAAGCGACCTTCCGGCTGCTGGAACGATGCAACGCCCTTATTTTCGGCGATGCTTATCCGCAGCTGCTTCTTTATGAGGCGGGGCGCAAGGCGGAGCGCGACTATTCGGGCCTTGCCGCGGCATTCGGGGTATCCGCTTTCATGGAGCCGGTCTGGGCGCTGTTCAGGAAACGTCGCGATTCGGCGCTGCTGACGACCGCACTTATCGTCAATGAGCAGCATGTGATCGAGCGCCGCGTCGTGCAGCACCCGGAATACCGGGAGCATGTGCTAAACAAACCGTCGTTTAAGGTGCAGGCGGTGCTGCAGACGAACACGGTCGTGCTGCCGTACGGCGTCCAAGCGGAAGCGGGGATGAAGCTCGCCGGACTGGTGCTGGAGCATTTCGGCGATTTGCGGGAGCGAATCGAATTCGGCAAACGGCTGTACGCCGTTTTGTTCGGCGTGCCGGAGGTACGGAGCGGGGCGCTCGAATTTGTTCGCGCGGTACAGCACACCGGTTCGCGCGCCGATTACGCTCCGCACCTGTTTACGAGCGTCCGAAGCGGGAAGAGCCGCGGCTTGTACAAACCGCGGCTGAAGGACGGCAAGCTCGCGCGGGGCGCAAAGCCGCTGTACAGCCCGAAGCTCGGCGACGCCTGGCCGGACAGGTCGGTGGAACCGCCTCGGCCGGGGGACTGGACAAGGTGGGCCGGCCCGGTCGAGTCCTATTTCGAGGAGCTGCCGCTTCCGCCCGTGTTCGAAGTGACGGACGCGCATTGGCTGGCGCTGGCGAAAATCGAGCTGGCCGTAGCCGGTGCCGAGCGGCTTGGATGGTCCAAATAA
- the mtnB gene encoding methylthioribulose 1-phosphate dehydratase, whose translation MDFDTLSLEEKQRALGELAEVKRLFASRGWFAGTSGNLSVRLGDFNPGRFHFAITASGKDKSLSTPEDFLFVDQDGKPSETTRLKPSAETLIHCEIYRLTGCGAIFHVHTVFNNLVSELFWERKAIPVDGVELIKAFNIWEEEAQIDIPIVSNFAHIPSIVPEVTERLDKRIPGIMLRKHGIYAWGANAFEAKRHLEAFEFLFEYVYRWELLQQSGGSGK comes from the coding sequence ATGGATTTTGATACTCTATCGCTTGAAGAGAAGCAGCGCGCCCTGGGCGAGCTGGCCGAAGTGAAGCGGCTGTTCGCCTCACGCGGCTGGTTTGCCGGCACGAGCGGCAATTTGTCGGTGCGGCTGGGCGATTTCAACCCCGGGCGGTTCCATTTCGCCATTACGGCAAGCGGGAAGGACAAGTCGCTGTCGACGCCCGAAGATTTTCTGTTTGTCGATCAGGACGGCAAGCCAAGCGAGACGACGCGGCTGAAGCCTTCCGCCGAGACGCTCATCCACTGCGAAATTTACAGGCTGACGGGCTGCGGCGCCATTTTTCACGTCCATACTGTGTTCAACAATCTGGTCTCCGAGCTGTTTTGGGAGCGCAAAGCGATTCCGGTTGACGGCGTCGAGCTCATTAAGGCGTTCAATATTTGGGAGGAAGAGGCGCAGATCGACATCCCGATTGTGTCCAACTTCGCCCATATTCCGAGCATCGTCCCGGAAGTGACGGAGCGGCTGGACAAGCGCATTCCGGGCATCATGCTGCGCAAGCACGGCATTTACGCCTGGGGCGCGAATGCGTTCGAGGCGAAAAGGCACCTGGAGGCGTTCGAATTTTTGTTCGAGTACGTTTACCGGTGGGAGCTGCTGCAGCAAAGCGGCGGAAGCGGGAAATAA
- a CDS encoding glutamate-5-semialdehyde dehydrogenase: MSEVRDKALLAKQAASVMNRLTNGQKNEALLRMADRLVAEQASILAANAADIERGRGSGTSESLLDRLALNEARIAGIAEGLRQIVELPDPTGKILERFERPNGLVIEKVSVPLGVVGIIYEARPNVTVDAAGLCLKTGNAVVLRGGSAALESNARIVQVLRDALSDTALPADALQLVEDPSRASVDEMLRLNGLLDVVIPRGGASLIRNVVENATVPVIETGAGICHTYLDEGAQPQMASDIVMNAKVQRPSVCNSLETLLVHESFAQEHLRGLADRLLAANVELRGCERTRGLVPEAKPVTDDDFATEYNDYILNIRIVPGLDEALAHISRFGTQHSECIVTENPDRASRFLQDVDAAAVYHNASTRFTDGFEFGYGAEIGISTQKLHARGPMGLPALTSTKFLVYGSGQIRG; the protein is encoded by the coding sequence ATGAGTGAAGTACGCGACAAGGCGCTGCTTGCCAAGCAAGCCGCATCCGTTATGAACCGGCTGACAAACGGGCAAAAGAACGAGGCGCTGCTCCGGATGGCCGACCGGCTCGTTGCCGAGCAGGCTTCGATCCTCGCGGCAAACGCGGCGGATATCGAACGCGGGCGCGGCAGCGGGACGAGCGAATCGCTGCTCGACCGTCTCGCGTTGAACGAAGCAAGGATCGCCGGCATTGCCGAAGGGCTGCGGCAAATCGTGGAACTGCCCGATCCTACCGGAAAAATTCTCGAACGGTTCGAGCGTCCGAACGGGCTGGTCATCGAGAAGGTTTCGGTTCCGCTCGGCGTCGTCGGCATCATCTACGAAGCCCGCCCGAACGTGACCGTCGATGCGGCCGGGCTTTGCCTCAAGACCGGCAACGCCGTCGTCCTGCGGGGCGGGTCGGCTGCGCTCGAATCCAACGCGCGCATCGTTCAAGTGCTGCGTGACGCGTTGTCGGACACCGCGCTGCCGGCCGACGCGCTGCAGCTCGTGGAAGATCCGAGCCGCGCGTCCGTTGACGAAATGCTGCGGCTGAACGGCTTGCTCGACGTCGTGATCCCGCGCGGCGGCGCTTCGCTCATCCGCAACGTCGTCGAGAACGCGACCGTGCCGGTCATCGAGACGGGCGCCGGCATTTGCCATACGTACCTGGACGAAGGCGCCCAGCCGCAAATGGCTTCCGATATCGTGATGAACGCCAAGGTGCAGCGCCCGTCCGTCTGCAATTCGCTGGAGACGCTGCTCGTGCACGAATCGTTCGCTCAGGAGCATTTGCGCGGCCTCGCGGACCGGCTGCTGGCGGCGAACGTCGAGCTGCGCGGCTGCGAGCGGACGCGCGGCCTCGTTCCGGAGGCGAAACCGGTGACGGACGACGACTTCGCTACCGAATATAACGATTATATTTTGAACATCCGCATCGTGCCCGGATTGGATGAAGCGCTCGCCCATATTTCGCGGTTCGGCACCCAGCATTCCGAATGTATCGTCACCGAAAACCCCGATCGCGCGAGCCGATTCCTTCAGGACGTGGACGCCGCAGCCGTCTATCATAACGCTTCGACGCGGTTTACCGACGGCTTCGAATTCGGGTACGGCGCGGAGATCGGAATCAGCACGCAAAAGCTTCACGCCCGCGGTCCGATGGGCCTGCCGGCTCTGACATCGACGAAATTTCTCGTATACGGCAGCGGCCAGATTCGAGGTTAA
- the proC gene encoding pyrroline-5-carboxylate reductase, which produces MSLLSSSGAKPEIGSLRFCFYGAGSMAEAIVRGLLERGLTRPEQIGVLNRQNADRLYELSERYGVRPAAEGAAKEAILREADVIFLAMKPKDAADAIRRLEGVVSPRQLIVSVIAGLSIATMETILGRKMAIVRTMPNTSSTIGLGATGISYSDSVTAGQKAVAESVFQAVGLTAVVAEPLLDVVTGVSGSGPAYIYYMMEAMIEAGRKLGLTGEAARELTVQTVLGAASMVKATGEDPAELRRKVTSPNGTTQAAIETLDARGFTEGVIGAVERAAGRAGELGEDIERSALK; this is translated from the coding sequence ATGTCCCTGCTTTCATCTTCCGGCGCCAAGCCGGAAATCGGCTCCCTCCGCTTCTGCTTCTACGGGGCGGGCTCGATGGCCGAAGCGATTGTGCGTGGCCTGCTGGAACGCGGCCTGACCCGGCCGGAGCAAATCGGCGTGCTAAACCGCCAAAATGCCGATCGGCTCTATGAGCTCAGCGAACGATACGGCGTCCGACCGGCCGCGGAAGGAGCCGCGAAAGAAGCGATACTGCGCGAGGCGGACGTCATCTTTTTGGCGATGAAGCCGAAGGATGCGGCCGATGCGATCCGCCGGCTGGAAGGCGTCGTATCGCCGCGGCAGCTAATCGTATCCGTAATTGCGGGGCTCAGCATCGCCACGATGGAGACGATATTGGGCCGCAAAATGGCGATCGTCCGCACGATGCCGAACACATCCAGCACGATCGGGCTCGGCGCAACGGGCATCAGCTACTCGGATTCCGTTACTGCCGGGCAGAAAGCGGTCGCCGAATCGGTGTTTCAGGCGGTCGGGCTGACGGCCGTCGTCGCCGAGCCGCTGCTCGACGTTGTCACCGGCGTATCGGGCAGCGGACCCGCTTACATTTATTACATGATGGAAGCGATGATCGAAGCCGGGCGAAAGCTCGGTTTAACCGGCGAAGCCGCCCGCGAACTGACGGTCCAGACGGTGCTTGGCGCGGCAAGCATGGTTAAGGCTACCGGCGAGGACCCGGCCGAGCTGCGGCGCAAGGTGACGTCCCCGAACGGCACGACGCAGGCCGCAATCGAAACGCTGGACGCCCGCGGCTTTACCGAAGGGGTTATCGGCGCGGTGGAACGGGCCGCCGGGCGCGCGGGCGAGCTTGGCGAGGATATCGAAAGGAGCGCGCTGAAATGA
- a CDS encoding MerR family transcriptional regulator — protein sequence MRLHIHEAAKRLGTTPRAIRFYEDKGLLSPQKSPNGYRTYDDRDLLALRWIVSLRGIGLPVSAVKELARGIEPGDCELQSGSGPLEKLEETRQDVYREWSKLSRALTALDELLAAGNARGRLPLHSVEEAAQRLRDSAALVDEWQDPMDFGSLAEKYKERAVTEALRPFIDEADYARTHETIVQWLDPRSGEHGCEAGAGTGRLTAMLAAAGAAMTAVEQSPAMLRHFRERLPNIEAVHGNVLALPFQRPRFHFAACAFALHSLDRRRQRQALDEIDRVLLPGGRLCLAGVTLPASGPRSRGADKPACGGPSGISPESAFHDVDLGELELRLSELGYQPVRPDAGPGAWILYAVKREAT from the coding sequence ATGCGGCTGCATATTCACGAAGCGGCAAAAAGGCTCGGGACGACGCCCCGGGCCATTCGTTTTTATGAGGATAAAGGCCTGCTCTCGCCGCAAAAGTCGCCGAACGGCTACCGGACGTATGACGACCGCGACCTGCTCGCGCTCCGCTGGATCGTTTCGCTGCGCGGCATCGGTCTGCCGGTATCCGCCGTAAAAGAGCTCGCCCGCGGCATCGAGCCGGGCGATTGCGAACTGCAAAGCGGTAGCGGGCCGCTGGAGAAGCTGGAGGAAACGAGGCAGGACGTTTACCGCGAATGGTCCAAGCTGTCGCGCGCGTTGACCGCGCTAGACGAGCTGCTGGCGGCCGGCAATGCTCGGGGGCGTCTGCCGCTTCACTCGGTTGAAGAGGCGGCGCAAAGGCTCAGGGACAGCGCGGCTTTGGTCGACGAATGGCAGGACCCAATGGATTTCGGGAGCCTGGCCGAAAAATATAAAGAACGGGCGGTCACGGAAGCCCTTCGCCCGTTTATCGATGAAGCGGATTATGCGCGGACGCATGAGACGATCGTGCAGTGGCTCGATCCGCGGTCCGGCGAACACGGCTGCGAGGCCGGCGCCGGAACCGGCCGGCTGACGGCGATGCTGGCGGCCGCCGGCGCGGCGATGACGGCCGTCGAACAATCGCCGGCCATGCTGCGCCACTTCCGCGAACGGCTGCCGAACATCGAAGCCGTGCATGGCAACGTGCTGGCGCTGCCTTTTCAGCGGCCGCGGTTCCATTTTGCCGCCTGCGCTTTTGCGCTGCACAGTCTGGACCGCCGCCGGCAGCGGCAGGCGCTGGACGAAATCGACCGGGTGCTGCTGCCGGGCGGACGGCTTTGTCTGGCCGGCGTCACCCTGCCCGCATCCGGTCCGCGTTCCCGCGGCGCCGACAAGCCGGCCTGCGGCGGTCCTTCCGGCATTTCGCCTGAATCCGCGTTCCATGACGTCGATCTAGGCGAGCTGGAACTCAGGTTGTCCGAGCTCGGCTACCAACCGGTCAGACCGGATGCCGGACCGGGCGCCTGGATCCTCTATGCCGTCAAGCGGGAGGCGACTTAG
- a CDS encoding pyridoxal phosphate-dependent aminotransferase, which produces MEQTKSFKIDPASRMTGLPKQFFADLTRKAAAQAAKGRDVINLGQGNPDLPTPPHIVKALQEAATNPVYHRYAPFSGFLFLKEAIARRYKEDYGVELDPEKEVAILFGGKTGLVEISQCLLNPGDVCLVPDPGYPDYWSGIALAGGRMEYMPLTAAGGFLPDYDAIPSGIADKAKLMFVNYPNNPTGAAAGPDFYKRTVEFASRQGIVVASDFAYGAIGFDGVQPVSFLQTPGAKEIGVEFYTLSKSYNMAGWRVGFALGNAEIVSLINLIQDHYYCSLFGGIQAAAAEALTGSQACVRELAATYERRRDALFAALASIGWQAEKPGGSFFCWLPVPNGHTSASFADLALEKADVVIAPGIGFGTHGEGYVRLGLLAPEARLEEAVGRLGSLGLFG; this is translated from the coding sequence ATGGAACAGACGAAATCGTTCAAAATTGACCCGGCGAGCCGGATGACGGGCTTGCCGAAGCAGTTTTTTGCCGATCTGACGCGGAAAGCCGCCGCGCAGGCCGCCAAAGGGCGGGACGTGATCAACCTCGGGCAGGGAAATCCCGATTTACCGACGCCGCCGCATATTGTGAAGGCGCTTCAGGAGGCCGCGACGAACCCGGTTTATCACCGTTATGCCCCGTTCAGCGGCTTCCTTTTTCTGAAGGAAGCGATTGCGCGGCGATACAAAGAGGATTACGGCGTGGAGCTCGACCCCGAGAAGGAGGTCGCGATTCTGTTCGGCGGGAAAACCGGCCTGGTCGAAATCAGCCAATGCCTGCTGAATCCCGGCGACGTCTGCCTCGTGCCCGATCCCGGCTACCCGGATTATTGGTCGGGTATCGCGCTGGCCGGAGGCAGGATGGAATATATGCCGCTCACGGCGGCAGGCGGTTTTCTGCCGGATTACGATGCGATTCCGTCCGGCATCGCCGATAAGGCGAAGCTGATGTTCGTCAATTATCCGAATAACCCGACCGGGGCCGCGGCGGGACCCGATTTCTACAAACGCACGGTCGAGTTTGCATCCCGGCAAGGCATTGTCGTCGCCAGCGATTTCGCGTATGGAGCAATCGGTTTCGACGGCGTGCAGCCGGTCAGCTTTCTGCAGACGCCGGGCGCGAAGGAAATCGGCGTGGAATTTTATACCTTGTCCAAATCGTACAACATGGCGGGCTGGCGGGTCGGCTTTGCGCTGGGCAACGCCGAGATCGTCTCGCTCATCAATTTAATCCAGGATCATTATTACTGCAGCCTGTTCGGCGGCATTCAGGCGGCGGCGGCCGAAGCGCTGACCGGGTCGCAGGCGTGCGTCCGCGAGCTGGCCGCGACATACGAACGGCGCCGCGACGCCCTGTTCGCCGCGCTGGCGTCTATCGGCTGGCAGGCCGAAAAGCCGGGAGGCTCCTTCTTCTGCTGGCTGCCCGTGCCCAATGGGCACACCTCCGCATCGTTCGCCGACTTGGCGCTGGAGAAAGCCGACGTCGTCATCGCCCCCGGAATCGGGTTCGGCACACACGGCGAAGGCTACGTGCGACTCGGCCTGCTGGCGCCGGAAGCGCGCCTTGAAGAAGCGGTCGGCCGCCTCGGCAGTCTCGGGCTGTTCGGATAA
- the proB gene encoding glutamate 5-kinase: MADRIVVKIGSSSLTSDEGGLNRERIEFFARELAALHEAGYQVLLVTSGAVAAGFRRIGYKARPKLVHEKQAAAAVGQALLMRAYQEAFGAFGEEGGIGVAQILLTRADFSNRSRIQNALMTIEELMKQRTLPIINENDTVSTDELAQKFGDNDKLSALVANLVKAKQLLILTDTDGLYTEDPRKNPAAGRIDRVGQITDDIMRIAGGAGSSVGTGGMRSKIEAARIAMRGGVPAFVGRVAEPDDLRRAVLGDGKGTYFDTSLHNLPMKKQWVGFHSLPQGKIAVDEGAEEALLHGGKSLLPAGIRHVEGDFHPGDVVEVVNLRGQTIGRGVVNYAVWQIQAVAGLGTDEVRRRVEVGRIEVIHRDEWVTLEA; encoded by the coding sequence ATGGCAGATCGGATCGTAGTCAAAATCGGCAGCAGCTCGCTGACCTCGGACGAAGGCGGACTGAACCGGGAGCGGATCGAGTTTTTCGCCCGCGAGCTCGCTGCGCTGCACGAAGCCGGCTATCAGGTGCTGCTTGTCACTTCCGGCGCGGTTGCCGCGGGCTTCCGCCGGATCGGCTACAAGGCAAGGCCGAAGCTGGTGCACGAGAAGCAGGCCGCGGCGGCCGTCGGTCAGGCGCTGCTGATGCGGGCGTATCAGGAGGCGTTCGGCGCTTTCGGCGAAGAAGGCGGCATCGGCGTTGCGCAAATTTTGCTCACGCGCGCCGATTTCTCGAATCGCAGCCGCATCCAGAACGCGCTGATGACGATTGAGGAGCTGATGAAGCAGCGGACGCTGCCGATTATTAACGAGAACGATACCGTCTCGACGGACGAACTGGCGCAGAAATTCGGCGATAACGACAAGCTGTCGGCGCTGGTGGCAAATCTCGTCAAAGCGAAGCAGCTGCTGATTCTGACGGATACGGACGGCCTCTATACCGAGGATCCCCGCAAAAATCCGGCGGCGGGACGCATCGACCGCGTCGGCCAGATCACCGACGACATCATGCGGATTGCCGGCGGCGCGGGCTCTTCGGTCGGCACCGGCGGCATGCGCTCCAAGATCGAAGCGGCGCGCATCGCCATGCGGGGCGGCGTCCCCGCATTCGTCGGGCGCGTCGCCGAGCCGGACGATCTCCGCCGGGCCGTGCTCGGCGACGGCAAAGGCACCTATTTCGATACGAGCCTGCACAACCTCCCGATGAAAAAGCAGTGGGTCGGCTTTCATTCGCTGCCCCAGGGCAAAATCGCCGTCGACGAAGGCGCGGAAGAAGCGCTGCTGCATGGGGGAAAAAGCCTGCTGCCCGCGGGCATCCGGCACGTCGAAGGGGATTTTCATCCCGGCGACGTCGTCGAAGTCGTCAATCTGCGCGGACAAACGATCGGCCGCGGCGTCGTCAATTATGCCGTCTGGCAAATTCAGGCCGTTGCCGGTCTCGGCACCGATGAGGTGCGCAGACGCGTCGAGGTCGGACGGATTGAAGTCATCCACCGCGACGAATGGGTCACGCTGGAGGCTTGA